CGGTTGTGAGATAAGCTTGGCTCTGAGTCACCGGTTTTTGTAATGTGTTCAAATTGACCATTGCCAAGATATTTATTTAGTCCACCATCGTAGCTGCCAAGCCAAATAATGCCCGTTTGGTCATGTAATAATGATTGAATGCGATTAGAAGATACCGAGCTTTCTTGCGATGCACTGTGTAGGAAGTTTTCAAATCGTCCAATTTTAGGGTCGTAAAGATTAGCGCCGCCGCCCCACGTGCCAATCCAAATCCTGCCGTCGTTATCAAGCATTAAATTGCCCGCGTCATTATGTGATAAGCCGTTTTCATTCATTTTATTAAATTCAAACAATACAACCTTGCGACCATCAAATCGCATCACCCCATTTTCAGCGGTACCAAACCATAAAAACCCTTGATTATCTTGAACAATTGAATAAATTTCGGAAGAAACAAAACCATCTTCAGTGCCCAGTTTTTTAATCGCATACTCGTTGATCAGCGACGACGATTGCCCATTAGCCAACGCATTACTCGCAGTAAATGCAAATAATGTCATTGCAAGCCAGATTACAAATAACGATATTTTTGGGGTCATGTCACTTTCAAAAGACTTTTAGTTATTAACACAATAATAGACGTTAAATATTAAGACCTGTTGATTTTTGACGAGATTTTCATGAACAATTAACTTTTATTCAGAAAAGGTAACCCCTGCTCTTTTATATTGATTGGGCATTGCGATTGCACAAAGAGCTGCACTATTACCAATACAGCAAAGTACAAGTACAAAAAAAGGCAGCGGAAGCTGCCTTTTGAACTAGAATGAAAACTTATTTCGCCCACACATCGGCAACGCCCGGCTCTTCGCCTTTAGTCCACCATTTTGCTGTGTAAGTGTTGTTATTGTGGGTCACCTTGTCACCTGTGTTGTAAACAAGGTCAGCACGCCATGCGCGAACTTGGCCATCGTTTGGAATAACTTCTTCCCACGGGCCGCCAAGATCTGGACGGTCGCCTTGTGTCCACCACTTCGCTTTGTACTCAACACCATTGTAAAGCACAGTATCGCCACCTGTGTAAATTGCATCGGCATTCCACGTTGTGCTGCCACCGCCATCTACATTAGTTACTGTTACTGTGAAGCTTTCTGTTACAGCATCAGTACCGTCTGATACCGTTACTGATACGCTCAAGTTTGTATCTGCTGCAACTTCGCCTGCTGTAAGCGTCACACTTGCGCCGCTGCCAGAAAGTGTTAAGCCCGCAGGTACATTCCAGCTATAGCTTAGTGTATCGCCATCAGCATCTGATGCAGTTACGCTGACAGAAGCTGATTTATCTTCTTCCACACTAACATTAGCAATTGGTGATACTACTGGCGGTTCGTTAATCACTACCGAATCTGATACCACGCGAATAATCGCCGATTTAGTTACAGTGTCTGTGCCGTCTGATACAGCAACGGTTACTGTGTAATCAGTATCTTGCGTTACCGTTGGCGCAGTAATTGATACCGTATCTGTGTTTACACCTGAAAGCGTTAACGCTGCATCGCCTGTCCAGCTGTATGTTAATGGGTCGTTATCGCGATCACTGGCAGTTGCTGAAAGTACAACACTTTCACCTGATTTAACCGTAGTTACACCCGGTACTGATACCACAGGTTTAGTGTTACCACCTACAACGCCTAGGCCTTCGTGCATTGCATTTAAAATATCGCCGTTGTCTGCATCAATTTCCCATGCAAATAGACCGGCAAGGCCTAAGTTGCGAACATACTGACCCTTCGCTTTTACTGAGCGCGGGCTATCGTATGTGATTAATTTGCCGTTTGATTTATTCCAAACATAGGCACCTTCAGCCACTTCATCATAGCCAACCTCAAAACCGTTAATACCAGTTTCTGCCGCGCCAATCATATGGGCTTTAATGCCTTTGTAATCAATTACGCCTGCTTCCCACACACCTTGCGCAGTAGTGCCGGTAAGTTTACCGTTACCCGGTGCTGTCATTGGGTTTACGCCGTCTGTTGTATTTGCAGGGTATACACCTTCCCAACCACGACCATACATCGCCGTACCTAATACAATTTTCGCCGGATCTAAACCTTGTTGTAGCAACAATTGAATACCGTTATTTGTGGTGTACGCAGGGCCTTTACGCGGCTCGCCTTTATCATCAAGACCAGTACCATTACACTCATCTGTGCTCATATGGCTACCACAGTAAAGCGCTGTTTGGTGACCGGTAACATTGTTCCAACCGCCGTAGAAGTCATAGGTCATGGCGAAGATGTAATCCATATATTGCGCTGCTTGCGGATAGTTTACGTCTTCAATTTTGTCATAACCCATGCCAATAGCAGAGGTAAGTTGGTACGGTTTACCAATTTCCGCTTCTAATTCATCTAGCATAGCGCGTAGTTCACGCATTAGATCAATATAAGCTTGACCGTCTTTTGCTGGGTCACCAAGATTTGGATTTGGACCGCCGCCACCTGGGAATTCCCAGTCAATATCGACACCATCGTAGAATTTCCAAGTTTTTAAGAAGTCTTTCATCGACGCCACAAATACATCGCGATTCGCTTTTTCAGTAAAGCCATGGAATGGGTCTGACAGTGTCCAACCACCTACCGATGGTAAGATTTTTAAATCAGGGTAACGCTGCTTAAGCGCCATTAACTGCGAGTAAGTACCACGAATTGGGTCTTTTGCATCTACGCCCGGCAGTGACTTTTGAATCGCTGCCCACGGGTCGTGAATCACTACTTCATAATCTTGTGAGTCGCCACACGCTTTTTGTAATGCGCGCCAGCTGTTACCGTTTTCAATTTCTTTCAATGACTCGTTCGCGCCACAAATTGGAATAAAACCGTACAAGATATGCGTTAAGTTTTGGCCCGGCACTTTTGTTACATCAAAGTCACGGCCATAAATGCCCCACTCAACAAAATAAGCACCTACAACGGTGTCTGGCGAGGTGCCGTAGTTACCGTTATTTGGATCTACATTCATTGGTAATGGATCAAGGTGACCACCGTCTGTATCAGCGATTACAATTGGTTTTGGCGCACTTGCCGCACATACTGTGCCTTGGCAAAGCTCAACCGTTAACTGATGACGGCCCGATTGCGTGTATGGAAAGGTAATTGTGCCCGACTTAGTGCCAGCAGCAAGCGTACCTTCGTTTACTACTACACCGTCAAATTTTACTTTGTAGCTATCGCCACCTTCACCGCTCCACGCATTCCATTTGATAGCAATATCAACCACATCTTTACGTGTAACTAATGACTTATACGAACCTTGACCGTCAATATTTACATCAACAAATGAATATTTTTGGTCTTCCCAACTTAAGCTAGGTGCAGAAGGCGCTGCAATTACATGCCCAGAGCAAAGTGCAACTGCCACTGCTAGAGATAATTTTTTAATCATAATGTTTCTCTTTAAATTTTAAAAACCCGCAACGTCGCAAACCAAGCCGCCGTTGCGGCAAGGGGTAACTAAAGTAGCTAAAGCAAACTTATTGCTCGCTTTAGCCGATTAAATTAAAGGGTTTGCCACACTGAGGCAGTACCAGGCTCTTCTCCTTTGGTCCACCAGCGTGCTTGGTATTTTTGCGAGTTATGGCTAACAATATCGCCCGCCGAATACGCTTTTGAGCTTAACCACGCATCGTCAGTTGACTGTGAAAGCGATTGCCACGCATCGCTGCTATTTGGTTTTTCGCCTTGCACCCACCATTTGGCTTTATAAACCGTACCTAAGTAGCTAACTTTATCGCCGGCGTTGTAAGCTTTGCTGGCATTCCACGCAGGTACATCAGGGTTCGTTGCGGTATCGTTAACCGTTACCGTAAAGCTTGTTGGTGTGCTTAACTTGCCATCAGATACTGACACCTGAATCGTGAAGTTAGCGTTCGCTGAAACCTCAGGTGCATTAAGAGTAAGGTTTGGTCCGTCTACACTGTAGGTGAACTCATTAGGCACAGTGAATTGGTAACTAAGCGGGTCGTTTTCATCATCGAAAGCATGCACGTGCACCAATGTTTGTGAACCTTCATCCATTACCACATCTGCCACAGGGTTAACATTCGGTGCGGTATTTTCTGATGCAGCAATCACCGACAGCGCAAAACTGTGATCACTAGAAGTTGCATATACCTGATTTGACGCCAAATTAGCCTCGTCAAACACGATATCGCCACTGGCGTTTTTAACACCAATTTGCAATTCAGATGCGTAATCTAAATTAAGCTTAGCTGCAAGTTCACTTTGCCAAGTTGCTTGATTACTAGCGTTTACCGCGAACAACTGATTAACCACTTCAAGACCCGTTGCGTCAAACAAACGCACTTGAACTGTGTCGCCAGCATTTGCGTTTTGACCTTGACGTACAAAATAACCGAGCGGGAACCAGTCAACCGGTGTGACTGTGTCGCGCTCAATAATAATATCGCTACAGTTATAAAAGCCTTCACCCACCACATCAACGCGCTGCCAGCGGCTATAAAGCACCGCTTCACCGGCGCGCTCTGCAGGAATGGCTACGCTCATTTCATAGTAACGCTTACCATCTAGGTCTTTTACAAACTCAATATTGTCGTGGCTTTGAATAAGCTCAATATTTTTCCAAGTCAGTGTATCGGTTGCAGGGTTAAAACCCGGCTTGGTTAAATAAAACTGCCAAAAGCTTGGGTTGTGCGGTGTGGTTGCGCGATAACGCACTTGAATTTCACCATTAGCGTTTGGCGTAACCACAGTTTTTTGCCAATGCGCTGACGGTAAATTCATACCGCGCTTTTCGTGACTACCCGCAGCGCACAAAGTACCGTCGGGCACATTTGCTTCAACCGCAGCTTGATTTAAGTAATCGGGCGTATTAACTGCAAACTCATGTTCTTGAATAAACTGCACATGGCCCGATTCTAAAAATGCGGCGCGACATGCCAAGTTTGGAATATTGCTGCCGTCTTCTGGCCACCAATACCCGCCTTGCGCTTGGCAAAATGCTTGTCGTGCTTTAGGACTATCCATGTAACCATGTGCGCTGGCATTAAACGGCACTGCAATACATGCTAATAGCACTGAACCAGAGAGCACACTGATGTTAAATTTGGTATTCATAATCTTCTCCAAACAGTGAGGCGCACGGCCTCACATAGGTTGCGTTATAAAGTACACACACTATCCCAATCGGCAGATGTGCCAGGCTCAGTTGATGTCCACCACTTCGCTTTGTAAACCGCAGTAGATGCGCCATCAACCATTAAGTCACCGCCTGCAGCGTGTGACGGGTTGCCTGCCCAATCTGTTTGTGGAAAGTTTGGATAAACTGGAATATCAGCTACTGCAACACCTTCACATGTGTCGGTGTTGCCGCCGCCATCATTGCCACCACCGTTACCGGCTGTTGCATCTGGTAGATGTGGGTATTCAAATTTAGCGGCGTATTGCTTACCGTCTTTTTCAAATACAAGGTTTACTGGGCCAGTAATTGGCATGTAATACATTACTTGCGCATTAATGGTTTCGCCCGGCGCGAACGACTTAGCAGCGCCGCCCCACTCGTTAACAAAGGTAATTGAGAAACGGTGGAACTCGTTTTCAAAGCCACCAATGTTGTTACCCGCTGCGTTTGAACGATTTACGTCAACTGCCATGCCGAGTTTTTCTTGCGCATTCCAGTTTGATTTGAAAATTGCTGACGTAGCCACTGGTACATCAAACGATACTTTTGCACCGCTCAAATCAATGTTTGAGTTGTTAGTAAAGCTAAAGGTTGGCGCAATTGGGTAGTTGTCGTCACCAATTGGGAAGTCTTTCACTTCAAAGCTTACGTCTACAGCTTCTGCTGGTACTTGGTGTGTTTTTTCACCTTTGTTGATGTCGTACTTAGAACCCGCTTGTGCAAACTTATTGTAAGCAAGCGAGGTCATAGTAGAACCCATAAAGTACTCTTTCTTCGCGCTGTCGTAGTCAAAGTCGCCTGCCAGCTCCCAGAACATAATACCGCCAAGGCCTTTGTTGATTACGTAATCAAGCTTAGTGCCCATTGATTCTTCATCTTCAATCGACAAGAACACGTTTTTATCAGCATTCCAAAGCCAAGGCGCTACTGCCACAGAATCATAATGACGAGTGTAAGTGCCCACTAGCTTATCAGTTGGATCATTAGCTGGATCTAAGCCGTAAGCTGCAAGGTAACTTGGTAAAATGCCGTTTTGTAGGTTTTTAACATGCCATAATGGGTTACTACCTGCTGGCATTTCATTACCGTTTTCGTCAAGGTCATGCCACATGTTGTCGATACCAACTGCGCCGTTACCACATTTGTTTTTCTCACCTACACCAGTACCTTTGGCACAATCAGCTTGGTTAGGTAACGCAGCACGCCCCCACAAACCGTTTTCGCCACCCGATACATCTTTAAAGCCACGGGTATAGTAAGGCACACCAATGTTAATGCGGCCTGCACTTAAACCACCGCGGAAATACGTCACTGCCCAGTCGGTATTTAAATAGCCAATGCCTTCAAACTCTTTGGTGCCATACACATTCCACTGCGCAAGCTCTGAGTCTAGCCCTGTATCGTAAAGCGCTGCGTTGTGACCAACGTGATCGTTCCAAGCACCGTGCAAGTCGTAAGACATAATGTTTACGTAATCTAGGTACTTAGTTGTTTGGAAGGTTTCCATACCGCGTAATAAGTAACCTGATGACGGCGATGCGATGGTAAGCATGTAGTGTTTACCAGCTAATTCACCCGCTTTATCAAGCTCTTCACGTAGGGTTTTCATTAACACTTGGTAAGAGGCATTTAGCCCTGCTCGGCGTGCATTTGAAATTGGGAAATCATCAGGGTGACCCGAATCATTCATTGATGATGGGTATTCGTAATCAATATCAACCCCATCGAAACCGTACGTTTCAATAAACTCAACCGCACTTTTTGCAAACGCATTAATGCCCGCAGTGTTTACTGAGCCATCAGCATTGGTTGTCATAGTGTAGAAACCACCGCTTGCAACACGGTTACCGTTTGCGTCAAAGTAACCACCCGTTTCTGCCCAACCACCTACAGAGATCAGTGTTTTAACGTCTGGATGGAGTTTTTTATATTTATTCAGTAAGTTGAAATGACCTTTGTACGGCAGTGTTGGGTCCATTTCAGCACCTGCTACACCTGGCCATTCCATATTGGTAGCAGGGTTACCCGCCGCACTTGGATCGCCAATTGAAACCTTGTTATTGGCATCAACATGGGCAAACGCGTAGTTAATATGGGTGATTTTATCCCAAGGAATATCATCTACTAGGTAAGACGGTTGGCCATTGGCACCGTTGCGCCAACTGGTGAAATAACCAATGACACGACGTGGGTGATCGGCACCCATATCTTCACGACCATCGGCATCGTAAATAGTACAATACGGCGTATTTACACCCGGTGTTTGGTACAAACCTTCCGGCTTACAGGCATCGCGGTCACCCGGTTGTGTAGTGCCATCAACAATACGGAAACCCAATGTTTGCGCATCAGATGTTGCGCCTTTATCGTCGGTTGCAACAAGACTAAATTGCGTATTACCTGCGCTTGTTGCGGTAAAATTAAAACTGCCTGTTGCTCCAGAAATTTGCGCTATAGACGCGCCATCTTGAAACAATTCAAGACTTGTTACTGTGCCATCTTGATCGCTACCGCTCAAATTTAAGACAACGCTGTCATTTAAGTTCAAGGTATTTGAACTCGCATTACTAGTAAGGCTTGCCGTTGGTGCATAATTATCTGGCACTACTTCAGCCACAGTAACACTATTTGCAGGGGATGTTGTTTCAGCACCTTTATCATCGGTAGCGCGTACCGAAATTTGATGCTGCCCTGTCACTGCAAGCCAAGTTGTTGAATATGGCGCAGAGCTTAATGTTGCAATCGCCAAACCATCAACCAGTACCTCTAGTTTCACAACGGTGCCGTCAGAATCTGATGCTTGCGCCTCAATGACAACGCTGTCACCTTCGGTAAAAGAACTACCGCTCATAGGTGATAAAACCTCTGCGATAGGTGATTCG
This region of Pseudoalteromonas spongiae UST010723-006 genomic DNA includes:
- a CDS encoding glycosyl hydrolase family 18 protein — translated: MSNKLVGKRLFKMSVLSLAVTGWAAHAAVDCTNIAEWQSGVAYTGGQQVQKANIAYEAKWWTQADPVTHSGQYQEWKNLGACSDGQVNESPIAEVLSPMSGSSFTEGDSVVIEAQASDSDGTVVKLEVLVDGLAIATLSSAPYSTTWLAVTGQHQISVRATDDKGAETTSPANSVTVAEVVPDNYAPTASLTSNASSNTLNLNDSVVLNLSGSDQDGTVTSLELFQDGASIAQISGATGSFNFTATSAGNTQFSLVATDDKGATSDAQTLGFRIVDGTTQPGDRDACKPEGLYQTPGVNTPYCTIYDADGREDMGADHPRRVIGYFTSWRNGANGQPSYLVDDIPWDKITHINYAFAHVDANNKVSIGDPSAAGNPATNMEWPGVAGAEMDPTLPYKGHFNLLNKYKKLHPDVKTLISVGGWAETGGYFDANGNRVASGGFYTMTTNADGSVNTAGINAFAKSAVEFIETYGFDGVDIDYEYPSSMNDSGHPDDFPISNARRAGLNASYQVLMKTLREELDKAGELAGKHYMLTIASPSSGYLLRGMETFQTTKYLDYVNIMSYDLHGAWNDHVGHNAALYDTGLDSELAQWNVYGTKEFEGIGYLNTDWAVTYFRGGLSAGRINIGVPYYTRGFKDVSGGENGLWGRAALPNQADCAKGTGVGEKNKCGNGAVGIDNMWHDLDENGNEMPAGSNPLWHVKNLQNGILPSYLAAYGLDPANDPTDKLVGTYTRHYDSVAVAPWLWNADKNVFLSIEDEESMGTKLDYVINKGLGGIMFWELAGDFDYDSAKKEYFMGSTMTSLAYNKFAQAGSKYDINKGEKTHQVPAEAVDVSFEVKDFPIGDDNYPIAPTFSFTNNSNIDLSGAKVSFDVPVATSAIFKSNWNAQEKLGMAVDVNRSNAAGNNIGGFENEFHRFSITFVNEWGGAAKSFAPGETINAQVMYYMPITGPVNLVFEKDGKQYAAKFEYPHLPDATAGNGGGNDGGGNTDTCEGVAVADIPVYPNFPQTDWAGNPSHAAGGDLMVDGASTAVYKAKWWTSTEPGTSADWDSVCTL
- a CDS encoding glycosyl hydrolase family 18 protein; protein product: MIKKLSLAVAVALCSGHVIAAPSAPSLSWEDQKYSFVDVNIDGQGSYKSLVTRKDVVDIAIKWNAWSGEGGDSYKVKFDGVVVNEGTLAAGTKSGTITFPYTQSGRHQLTVELCQGTVCAASAPKPIVIADTDGGHLDPLPMNVDPNNGNYGTSPDTVVGAYFVEWGIYGRDFDVTKVPGQNLTHILYGFIPICGANESLKEIENGNSWRALQKACGDSQDYEVVIHDPWAAIQKSLPGVDAKDPIRGTYSQLMALKQRYPDLKILPSVGGWTLSDPFHGFTEKANRDVFVASMKDFLKTWKFYDGVDIDWEFPGGGGPNPNLGDPAKDGQAYIDLMRELRAMLDELEAEIGKPYQLTSAIGMGYDKIEDVNYPQAAQYMDYIFAMTYDFYGGWNNVTGHQTALYCGSHMSTDECNGTGLDDKGEPRKGPAYTTNNGIQLLLQQGLDPAKIVLGTAMYGRGWEGVYPANTTDGVNPMTAPGNGKLTGTTAQGVWEAGVIDYKGIKAHMIGAAETGINGFEVGYDEVAEGAYVWNKSNGKLITYDSPRSVKAKGQYVRNLGLAGLFAWEIDADNGDILNAMHEGLGVVGGNTKPVVSVPGVTTVKSGESVVLSATASDRDNDPLTYSWTGDAALTLSGVNTDTVSITAPTVTQDTDYTVTVAVSDGTDTVTKSAIIRVVSDSVVINEPPVVSPIANVSVEEDKSASVSVTASDADGDTLSYSWNVPAGLTLSGSGASVTLTAGEVAADTNLSVSVTVSDGTDAVTESFTVTVTNVDGGGSTTWNADAIYTGGDTVLYNGVEYKAKWWTQGDRPDLGGPWEEVIPNDGQVRAWRADLVYNTGDKVTHNNNTYTAKWWTKGEEPGVADVWAK
- a CDS encoding lytic polysaccharide monooxygenase, which codes for MNTKFNISVLSGSVLLACIAVPFNASAHGYMDSPKARQAFCQAQGGYWWPEDGSNIPNLACRAAFLESGHVQFIQEHEFAVNTPDYLNQAAVEANVPDGTLCAAGSHEKRGMNLPSAHWQKTVVTPNANGEIQVRYRATTPHNPSFWQFYLTKPGFNPATDTLTWKNIELIQSHDNIEFVKDLDGKRYYEMSVAIPAERAGEAVLYSRWQRVDVVGEGFYNCSDIIIERDTVTPVDWFPLGYFVRQGQNANAGDTVQVRLFDATGLEVVNQLFAVNASNQATWQSELAAKLNLDYASELQIGVKNASGDIVFDEANLASNQVYATSSDHSFALSVIAASENTAPNVNPVADVVMDEGSQTLVHVHAFDDENDPLSYQFTVPNEFTYSVDGPNLTLNAPEVSANANFTIQVSVSDGKLSTPTSFTVTVNDTATNPDVPAWNASKAYNAGDKVSYLGTVYKAKWWVQGEKPNSSDAWQSLSQSTDDAWLSSKAYSAGDIVSHNSQKYQARWWTKGEEPGTASVWQTL